The Geothrix oryzae DNA window AGATCTGCTACGACCTGCGCTTCCCCGAGCCCTTCCGCACCCTGGCGGCCCGGGGCGCCGAAGTGGTGTTCGTGCCCGCCAACTGGCCCGCGCGGCGCATCGCCGCCTGGTCCACGCTGCTGGCCGCCCGCGCCCTCGAGAATCAGATGGCCCTCTGCGGCGCCAACCGCGTGGGGCGCGATGCCCTGGGCCTCGACTACCCCGGCGCGTCCGCGATCCACGATGCCTACGGCGAAGTCGTCGCCCAGGGGGATGCCACCGAGGGGCTGGTGGTGGGCGACATCGACCTCTCGGCCCTGAGGGCCTGGCGCGAGCGCTTCCCGGCACTCAGGGACCGGCGGCCGGAAGTTTATTCGGCGCTGGCGCGGAAAGAGGGAACACCGATGAGCACAGATAAGAATTGATCCGAAAGCCTGGAGGGCGACGCCCGGGCCCGGACGGAGCGATCAGGCGCCTCGGCCGGAACCTGTCCGAGCCCCGCTGGCTCCGGGGCGCTCGTAGATGGGTTCGAGCGAAATGCCGTAGTTCTTTTCGGAGGGATCTGGATGCCTGCGGATCCTCTGCATTCGGGTTTCGTAGATGAAGGGCTCTCCGCAGCCGTCCACCTCCCAGCGCACGACCGAGGTCGAGACATAATCCTCCGAGTCGTTCTTCGCCAGGATGGTGCGGTAGCCGACGAGATGCAGCGACTCGGGCTGCGCCGGACACCCGGCATGGGAGGCGTTGTGGGCCTTGAGGACGAGGGCCCTCGTCTCATTCTGGATCTCGGCCGAGCAGGAGGCTTGAAACGAGGCGAGCGGTGTCGTCTCGACCGTTCGGCACGCCCCCAGACTCGCCATCAGCGCCGCCACAACTACCAGCCTCATCGTTGCCCCCGTTTGGTTGTGACCTTGGACCCGGAATCCTTCGAGCGGGTTGAGAACGAACGAAGGCCCTGCGGCCGGCCTCCCGATTAGGAAAGGTCAGACCACCGATGGGTCGCCAGGTCTTGAGGTTCCGCAGTTCCAGCACTCGGAGAACTGGGATTCCAGGATTTCGTGGCACTTCGGGCAGGTCCAGGAGGGGCCTGCTTCTTCGGGAAGGGGCTCACCGGACGAAAAGTCGCGAATCAGGTCAAAGGCCGCCTCGGCTTGATCCGAGTTCAAGATCCACACCTCGGGGGAAGTGCCCGGGATGACCAGCGATCCCGGAACCGTATTCAGCAGCACATCCCCCACCACATGCGCCTGGATGCCGTTCGACCGAAGGAGGTCTTCCACGAGGTGTGCCTCAGCCTGATGTTGTGCCGTGAATACCTTCAGCATGGCGGACTCCAGGTGCGGCCTCATGGTGGTGCCAACCGGCCCTGCCTGCAACCAAGTGCTGAAGGAAACTCAGGAAGCGAATCCTGCAAGAGCGGAAGGCCGTGCAGTTGTAATCCGACTTGAGCGGAGGGTTCGGGCGATCATCGGAACAGAGCGGCCTTGATGATGCAAAGAACGAAGCCGACGAACCCGACCATGAGCCAGAAACGACCGGAGAAGAGAAACGGAGCTTCGTCGTGCTGGAAGGTCGTGTGGCGGCTACTTGGCTGGCCCAACGCCGGGCCACCAAGAATGCTCATCCATGAGGGGGTGCCAATCGTGGGCGGCGGTTGAGTTGAGTCGTCTTGAAGGGTGACCAACTTCTCCTCTTGGGCCAGAGTGCTCTTCCCTTTCATCGCCTCAGGATCAATTTGGTAGGGGTTGGTCATCGGGAGTCCCAACTTAAAATGAGGCGACCTCATTGACGAAAGCCCATGGCTTGTTTGCTTCGGATTCCTGCTCAGAACGACCAGGCCGATTCACCCTTCATCCCGATCGGTGTTCATCAGCTTTGATCGGTGTTCATCGGTGGTTCCTTTTTTCATTTTCCAGGGTTCGCCGGTGCATCCCGCTTGTACCACGACGCCTGCCCGTAGACAGGCTTCACCTTCTGCTCCAACGATTCCAGCTGCGTGGCGTTCAGGGGCAGGAAGTCCCGCGCGATGCGGATGTTCTCTTCGAGCTGGGCGATGTTGTCCACGCCGATGATGACGGTGCTCACGGGGTGGCTGAGGGTGTAGCGCATGGCCTCCTTCATGGTGAGGGTGCCGGGCCGGTCGTGCTTGGCGGTGCCCCGCTGCTGGGCGGGGGGCGGCGGCTGGACACCTTCGAGGATGCGCCCACGGGCCGGGATCTTCATGCCGATGATGCCCATCTCCTTTTCCACGGCCAAGGGCAGCAGCGTCTTCTTGAAGGGCAGGTGCCAGGTGTCGGCGGCGTTGAAGGCCATGAGCACGCAGTCGAAGGGGAAGCGCCGGATGGCCTCTGCCAGCACTTCGGGATCCGTGTGACCGCTGAGGCCCAGGAAGCGCACCAGCTTCTGGTCCCGGGCTTTCTGGAAGGCCTCCAGCGCCCCGCCCTTGGCGCAGACGCGATCCACATCGTCCAGGGTGCTCATGGCGTGCAGCTGCCAGAGGTCCACATGGTCCGTCTGCAGGAGCTTCAGCGAGGTCTCCAGAATGCGCAGGGAGCCGTCCGCGGTGCGGTCGTGGGTCTTGGTGGCGAGGAAGGCCTCCCGGCGCCGCCGCTTCATCACCTGTCCGAAATACTGCTCGCTCCAGCGGGCCTCGCCGCCGTAGCGGGCCGAGGTGTCCAGGTAGTTCACGCCCAGGTCCAGGGCCCGTTCGATGAGGGGCACGGCCACCTGCTCGTTGTTCGGCTTCTCGATGGCCGCTTGACCACCCAGGCTGAAGAGGCCCACATGGTGTCCCGTGCGCCCGAGGTTGCGGGTCGGCATGGCCATGGCCGTGGCGGCATTGAAGGGCGCCTTGGGGGAGGGCTTCAGGGCCACGGGCTCCACGGCGCCGAGGGCATCCAGGGTATCCATCGCCCCGAGCCGCGTGGCGACCAGACCGGCCGCGGTGGCGGCCCCGAGCTTGAAGAGGTCCCGACGGGTGGTACCGGCGCCGCTCATGGCGTCCTCCTGATGGAAGCGATCCGCCATTATCGCCCCAATACCGGACCGTGGGATCCCCATCGACCGGAGAACGGATAGGATCGGCACAGGCATCCGCCCGAAGGGACCCCGCCGTGGCCGTCTTCCTGAACACCATGCTGTTCGCCTTCCTGGCGCTCTTCCCCATCCTGAACCCGCCGGCCATGGCCCCGGTCTTCCTGCAGCTGACCGGCGGCGTGAAGGAGGCCCAGCGCAACCACCTGGCGGCGCTCATCGGCTTCTACACCTGGGCCTTCCTCTCTTCGCTGCTCATCATCGGGGGCTGGACGCTCAAGCTCCTGGGCATCTCCATCCCCGTCATCGCCATCGCGGGCGGACTGCTGCTCTTCCACAGCGCCTGGCGCATGCTCAACCGGGATCCCAAGCTGAGCGAATCCGACAAGGAGCAGCTGAAGACCTACCTGCTCGACAAGGCCTTCTTCCCTCTCACCATGCCCCTGACCGCCGGGCCGGGCGCCATCGCCGTGACCCTCAGCCTGGTGCCGCGGGGCCCCTCATGGCATCCGAAGACCCTGGCCAGCTTCCTCGCCACCAGCTGCGGCATCGCGCTGGCGGCCCTCACGGTCTTCCTGTTCTACCGCTACGGCACCAAGGCCATCCGCAAGCTGGGGCCTACCGGCGAGGCGACCCTGTCCCAGCTGTCGGCCTTCGTCCTGCTGGCCATCGGAGTCCAGATCGTCTGGAGCGGCCTGAGCGAGCTGATCCGCGGCCTATAGCTCCCGCGGGCCTCAGCGCCCGGGCTCGGCCAGGAAGCCGCCCACCCGGGTCAGGGCCTCCTCCAGCGTCGCGTAGGGCTGGAAGCTGAAGCCCGAACGGCGGATCCCCGTGAGCATCTTGCTGACGCGGACGCCCTCCCGGGCCAGGCAGAGCACCGGCTTGCCGCGCTCCAGGGCGTAGGCGATCTCGAAGCCCACGCCATGGGAGGGCGTGCTGACCTCCGCGATGACCGCGTCACAGCCGCGCAGCCAGGCGGTGTCCCGCTCGAAGACGGCCTCGGGCGCCAGTCCCCCGTCCGCGGCGGCCACCGACTCCGACGCGAGGTGCGCCGTCAGCACGCAGTGGCCCAGGGCCTGCAGGTGCGCCACCAGCGCCGCGTAGGCGGGCTGGTCCCGGCGACCGCCGGTCAGGGAACAGGAGAAGTAGAGGTCCACGGCGCTACTTCCCGGTCAGCTCTTGGACGAGATGCCCCGCATCCATGATCTTCTTCAGGGCCTCGAGGATGGCGCGGGCATCGGTGGCCACGGCGCGCTTGGTGTCGGCGTCGTAGATGTAGTAGCCGCCCTGCCCTTCGAACACGCTGTCGAAGTTGATGCCGACGAACTCGCCCTTGGCGTTCACCACGGGGCTGCCGCTGTTGCCGCCCACGGTGTCGCAGGCGTAGATGAAGTTGAAGGGGGTCGCGAGGTCCAGCTTCGACTGCCGCTTGAGCCAGCGCGGCGGCAGGGTCCAGGCACCCTCCTCGGCGGCCGCGGCGTTGCCGCCCCAGCCCAGATGCCGGTCATACATGCCCATATAGGTGGTGAAGGGCTGGGCCTTGGTGCCGGTCCCGTTGGCGTAGGTGGCCACGGGCCCGTAGCCCAGCCGCAGGGTGAAGGTGGCATCCGGGTAGAGCGTCTTCCCGAAGACCTTGAACCGGGCCTCGGCGATGCGCCCGCCGTGCTCGGTGAACACGCTGGTGACCTCGTCCTCCATCTGCTTGCGGACGGCGCGGTTGAAGGGATCCAGCCGCTTCGCCAGCAGGATCATGGGGTCGGTGCTGGCCTCGAGCGCGGCCTTGCCGCCTTCCGCGAGCTGCTTCCGCACGGCGGGATCCTCCAGCTTCGTACCTTCCACCGCGGCCTTGGCCACGGCCTCCGGGGTCTGGCCGCCCAGCATCGCCTTCACGAAGGGGTGCTCCGCACCGAGTTCCCGCGCGGCCTCCTGGAGGCCCGCGGCCAGCAGGGTCGCGTCGATGGGCTTCTGCACGGGGCGCGGCGACAGGAGCCGCGCCTTGGTGGCCTTGAGGTTGCCCTCGGTGAACTCGTTGAGGCGCTGGGCCGAGGGCTTGGCTTCCTCGTCGGCCAGCCGCACCAGCGTGAGCGCGTGGCCCAGCAGGGCCACCCGGCGGGCGTCGATGTAGGCGACCTCCTTGAGCAGGGCTTTCTGGCGGTCCACGGCCTGGGCGACGCGATCCCAACTGCCGCCCGCACGGGCCTGCAGCTCGGCGTCCTTCGCCACAGCCGCCTTCAGGGAGGCCTCGGCGTCTTCCACCTTGCGGAGGTTCTCGGCCTTGGCGAGGCCCAGCAGCTGGCCGCTGAGACGCTTGTAGCCATTCTCGATGCCGTAGATCGCTTCGGCGGCGAGGCGGTGCGCCTCGGGCGAAGTGGCCGAGAAGGCCTGCAGGGCCTTCTTCTGGCGCTCCAGGGTCCGGAGCTGGAAGGGGATGCCCGTGTCCCGCGCGTAGATCATCTGGGCGTGGGTCTGCTGGCGGAAGGTGGTGCCGGGGTGGCCCGAGATGAAGGTCAGCTCGCCCATGGCGGTGCCCTTCGCGCTGAAGGGCAGGATGGCCTCGGGCCGGTAGGGCCGCCCGTCCTCGTAGACGCGGAAGAGGGCGAAATCGAGGTTGTGGCGGGGGTAGGTGTAGTTGTCCGGATCCCCGCCGAAGGCCGCCACCTGCAGCTCGGGCGCGGCGACGAGACGCACATCGCTGAACTTCTTGTAGCGGTAGATCCAGTACTCGCCGCCCTGGTAGAGGGTGACGGGCTCGCAGGTGAAGCCGGTCTTCGCTTCCTCGGTCTTGCGGATCTCGCCCAGGGCGTTCCGCCGGGCCGTGAGGGCATCCTTGTCCGCCATGCCGGGTTTCACGGCGCCGTTCACCCGGGCCGTCACATCCCTCATGGAGACCAGCATCATCAGCTCGAGGCCCGGCACCTTGATCTCGTCGGCCCGGCGGGCGGCGGTGAAGCCGTCCTTCACCAGGTCGGCCTTCGCGTTCGACACCTGGGCGATGGCGCCCCGGCCCACATGGTGGTTCGTCACCACCAGACCGTCCTTGCTCACGAAGGCGCCTGTGCCCCCGGGGAAGCGCACCGTCGCCAGCTGCAGGTTCTTCAGCCAGGCGGCGTCCAGGTCCACGCCGTACTTCGCCTTGATCTTCTGGGTCGGGATGTTGTCGAAGGTCCACATGCCTTCGTCCGCGCGCAGGGCGGGCAGGGTGGCAAGGAGCAGGACGAGGGCGGAGAGGCGCATGGAGACTCCGAAAAAGGGGGCCCCGGGCGGGGCCCCCTGGCCTTCAGATCATCAGGTTACTTGCCGGTGAGCTCGGCCACGAGGCCCGTGGCGCCGTAGACCTTGTCCAGGGCGTGGACGATGGCGCGGGCATCCAC harbors:
- a CDS encoding putative signal transducing protein, which codes for MLKVFTAQHQAEAHLVEDLLRSNGIQAHVVGDVLLNTVPGSLVIPGTSPEVWILNSDQAEAAFDLIRDFSSGEPLPEEAGPSWTCPKCHEILESQFSECWNCGTSRPGDPSVV
- a CDS encoding aldo/keto reductase yields the protein MSGAGTTRRDLFKLGAATAAGLVATRLGAMDTLDALGAVEPVALKPSPKAPFNAATAMAMPTRNLGRTGHHVGLFSLGGQAAIEKPNNEQVAVPLIERALDLGVNYLDTSARYGGEARWSEQYFGQVMKRRRREAFLATKTHDRTADGSLRILETSLKLLQTDHVDLWQLHAMSTLDDVDRVCAKGGALEAFQKARDQKLVRFLGLSGHTDPEVLAEAIRRFPFDCVLMAFNAADTWHLPFKKTLLPLAVEKEMGIIGMKIPARGRILEGVQPPPPAQQRGTAKHDRPGTLTMKEAMRYTLSHPVSTVIIGVDNIAQLEENIRIARDFLPLNATQLESLEQKVKPVYGQASWYKRDAPANPGK
- a CDS encoding MarC family protein translates to MAVFLNTMLFAFLALFPILNPPAMAPVFLQLTGGVKEAQRNHLAALIGFYTWAFLSSLLIIGGWTLKLLGISIPVIAIAGGLLLFHSAWRMLNRDPKLSESDKEQLKTYLLDKAFFPLTMPLTAGPGAIAVTLSLVPRGPSWHPKTLASFLATSCGIALAALTVFLFYRYGTKAIRKLGPTGEATLSQLSAFVLLAIGVQIVWSGLSELIRGL
- a CDS encoding nucleoside 2-deoxyribosyltransferase produces the protein MDLYFSCSLTGGRRDQPAYAALVAHLQALGHCVLTAHLASESVAAADGGLAPEAVFERDTAWLRGCDAVIAEVSTPSHGVGFEIAYALERGKPVLCLAREGVRVSKMLTGIRRSGFSFQPYATLEEALTRVGGFLAEPGR
- a CDS encoding S46 family peptidase, with translation MRLSALVLLLATLPALRADEGMWTFDNIPTQKIKAKYGVDLDAAWLKNLQLATVRFPGGTGAFVSKDGLVVTNHHVGRGAIAQVSNAKADLVKDGFTAARRADEIKVPGLELMMLVSMRDVTARVNGAVKPGMADKDALTARRNALGEIRKTEEAKTGFTCEPVTLYQGGEYWIYRYKKFSDVRLVAAPELQVAAFGGDPDNYTYPRHNLDFALFRVYEDGRPYRPEAILPFSAKGTAMGELTFISGHPGTTFRQQTHAQMIYARDTGIPFQLRTLERQKKALQAFSATSPEAHRLAAEAIYGIENGYKRLSGQLLGLAKAENLRKVEDAEASLKAAVAKDAELQARAGGSWDRVAQAVDRQKALLKEVAYIDARRVALLGHALTLVRLADEEAKPSAQRLNEFTEGNLKATKARLLSPRPVQKPIDATLLAAGLQEAARELGAEHPFVKAMLGGQTPEAVAKAAVEGTKLEDPAVRKQLAEGGKAALEASTDPMILLAKRLDPFNRAVRKQMEDEVTSVFTEHGGRIAEARFKVFGKTLYPDATFTLRLGYGPVATYANGTGTKAQPFTTYMGMYDRHLGWGGNAAAAEEGAWTLPPRWLKRQSKLDLATPFNFIYACDTVGGNSGSPVVNAKGEFVGINFDSVFEGQGGYYIYDADTKRAVATDARAILEALKKIMDAGHLVQELTGK